The Centroberyx gerrardi isolate f3 chromosome 19, fCenGer3.hap1.cur.20231027, whole genome shotgun sequence genome has a segment encoding these proteins:
- the slc39a4 gene encoding zinc transporter ZIP4, which yields MFPSVLLLCLFASLGSFGSVSGSPALEEAYKDVVGVVSPGQQNLTEESVRSLFSILEKRVQCGEVSCEKCNLTESIDQLISNHSIHGEGETEEEGGGGEVIVSISEFTAVAAGCLFYLSSPAAACTAARQGRWGEETEHFLHRITHEEHQHIDVHGLEALLQELEEHYKPSQHESFVTASDIMAEVNASSAGAGQGEELGAVLGRVLYHALQGHCFISRPLPEESFFLDYIMERIGSENFTVSDLKALMSSLKLGLSLEHEHEHGHEEDEHTDHDHSGPRLKKRNHHEHQEGHGRNDTWEQSCFSAEELVLIHGLVNNGSVASGLDRSDLARLSPALLQQILSGACISSSEPLQPDELTQTERYLYATIANVVITLTSMFGIVVLLCTSCSSVFQLCIQFCISLAVGTLTGDALLHLLPMFLGLHVHSNDGSRQRSLHNHHDHSSDYIYKMLVVLAGIYYFYLMETIFALVTRKDNHHHHPHHHGEASEPHHCDHGTVLEMYQQERKQKAKLQSVSKADLVDSEDNEISFSKPKERSREQRLLPYMITIGDGIHNFADGLAMGAAFSLSWRSGLATSLAVLCHELPHELGDFAILLHSGMSVRKALLLNVGSAMTSFVGLYIALSIATDLVTKQWIAAITAGLFLYVGLADMLPAMVHVSNSRPWLMFLLQNVGLLSGWAILLVLSLYEDQIGF from the exons ATGTTTCCGTCCGTACTACTTCTCTGCCTGTTTGCTAGCTTAGGTTCGTTCGGTTCCGTGTCGGGTTCGCCCGCCTTGGAGGAGGCCTACAAGGATGTGGTCGGTGTGGTGTCTCCAGGACAACAGAATCTGACAGAGGAGTCCGTTCGCTCCCTTTTTAGCATACTGGAGAAACGTGTGCAGTGCGGCGAGGTGTCGTGTGAAAAG tgtaatCTAACAGAGAGCATTGACCAGCTAATCAGCAATCACTCTATCCatggagaaggagaaacagaagaagaaggaggaggaggagaagtaatTGTGAGCATATCTGAGTTCACTGCTGTAGCAGCCGGCTGTCTCTTCTACCTGAGCTCTCCTGCCGCCGCCTGCACCGCAGCAAGGcaggggaggtggggagaggagacCGAACACTTCCTACACAGAATCACACATGAGGAGCACC AGCATATAGACGTTCATGGATTGGAGGCTCTGCTTCAAGAGCTTGAGGAACACTATAAGCCCTCACAACACGAG AGCTTTGTAACAGCTAGTGACATCATGGCAGAGGTCAACGCATCATCAGCAGGCGCTGGCCAGGGAGAGGAACTAGGCGCAGTTTTGGGGCGCGTCCTGTATCACGCCTTGCAGGGTCATTGCTTCATCAGCCGTCCCCTGCCTGAGGAGAGCTTCTTCCTGGACTACATCATGGAGCGGATCGGGTCTGAGAATTTCACCGTCAGTG ACCTAAAGGCTCTCATGAGCAGCCTGAAGCTGGGACTGAGCCTGGAGCATGAGCATGAACACGGGCACGAGGAAGATGAACACACTGATCATGACCACAGCGGTCCaagactgaagaagaggaaCCATCATGAACACCAAGAGGGACATGGGAGAAACGACACCTGGGAGCAg AGTTGTTTCTCGGCTGAAGAGCTGGTACTGATCCACGGTTTGGTGAACAACGGTTCTGTTGCGTCTGGCCTGGATCGGTCCGACTTGGCCCGGCTCAGCCCTGCACTGCTTCAGCAGATCCTGAGTGGAGCCTGCATCAGCAGCTCAGAACCGCTACAACCAGATGAGCTTACCCAGACTGAGA GATACCTCTATGCAACCATAGCCAACGTGGTGATAACGCTGACGTCCATGTTTGGCATCGTGGTGCTGCTGTGTACTTCGTGTTCCAGCGTCTTCCAGTTGTGTATCCAGTTTTGCATCAGCCTGGCTGTAGGTACGCTCACTGGGGATGCCTTGCTGCACCTGCTGCCCATG TTTCTAGGTCTACATGTGCACTCGAACGATGGCAGCAGACAACGTTCACTCCACAATCACCACGATCACAGTTCAGACTACATCTACAAGATGTTGGTGGTGTTGGCTGGGATCTACTACTTTTACCTGATGGAAACGATCTTCGCTCTCGTCACTCGTAAAGataatcatcaccatcatccaCATCATCACGGG gaGGCCTCAGAGCCTCACCACTGTGACCATGGGACGGTTTTAGAGATGTACcaacaggagaggaaacagaaagcCAAATTGCAGTCGGTATCAAAAGCAGACCTG GTTGACAGTGAAGACAACGAGATATCATTTTCAAAGCCAAAAGAGCGCAGCAGAG AACAGCGTCTTCTGCCCTATATGATAACTATAGGTGATGGGATCCACAACTTTGCCGACGGCTTGGCTATGGGTGCCGCTTTCTCCCTGTCATGGAGGTCTGGTTTGGCCACATCACTAGCTGTACTCTGCCATGAACTACCACATGAACTgg GTGACTTCGCCATTTTGCTCCACAGCGGTATGTCTGTGCGCAAGGCGTTGCTACTAAACGTTGGCAGTGCCATGACCTCGTTCGTCGGCCTGTACATCGCTCTGTCTATTGCCACCGACCTCGTGACCAAACAGTGGATAGCCGCCATCACTGCAGGACTCTTTCTATATGTGGGACTGGCTGatatg ctcccCGCCATGGTCCATGTCAGCAACAGCAGACCCTGGCTGATGTTTCTGTTGCAAAATGTCGGCCTGCTGAGCGGATGGGCCATCCTGTTGGTGCTGTCACTGTACGAAGATCAGATAGGCTTTTAA